Part of the Phenylobacterium soli genome, TGCCGATCGGCGTGCAGTTGACCACGCCGTTCGCCGCGCCGAGCGCGCCGGCGAGGTCCGAGCCGATGGCCACGCGCTCAGGCCCGAACAGCCGCCCGAGCGTCTCCACGAAGGCCTGCGCCCGCGCTCGGTCGAGATCGAAGACCACCAGCTGGCCGACGCCTTCCTCGAGGAGGGCGTAGCCGACCGCCAGCCCCGCGCCGCCGGCCCCGAGCTGCGCCACCCGCTCGCGCGGCGCCTCGGGCAGGCCGCGCCGGAAGTTCTCGCGGAAGCCGAACCAGTCGGTGTTGTGGCCGGTGCGCCGGCCGTCCTTGAAGATGACGGTGTTCACCGCCCCCAGCCGCTCGGCTTGGGGCGACAGCTCGTCGAGCAGGGCGATGACCTGCTGCTTGTAGGGATAGGTGACGTTGACGCCGGCGAAGCCTGCGCCCTGGGCGTAGTCGAGCACCTCTTCCAGCGACCGCTGCGGCGTCGCCGGATCGGCCAGGTCGAATCGCACATAGGTCAGCTGGAGGCCGAGCGCGGCGGCCTCCTCCTCGTGCAGGGCCGGGCTGCGCGAGCCCTGGATGCCGTCGCCGACGAGGCCGGTGCGGATCAACTGTTGCGACGTGGCCGACATCAGCG contains:
- a CDS encoding shikimate dehydrogenase codes for the protein MSATSQQLIRTGLVGDGIQGSRSPALHEEEAAALGLQLTYVRFDLADPATPQRSLEEVLDYAQGAGFAGVNVTYPYKQQVIALLDELSPQAERLGAVNTVIFKDGRRTGHNTDWFGFRENFRRGLPEAPRERVAQLGAGGAGLAVGYALLEEGVGQLVVFDLDRARAQAFVETLGRLFGPERVAIGSDLAGALGAANGVVNCTPIGMTRHPGSPAPAELLTPRLWVADIVYVPFETELLRSARAAGCRTLDGGGMVVFQAAEAFRLFTGVTPDAERMRARFLDSIRDDLGTSATGDAA